The following are encoded together in the Pectobacterium punjabense genome:
- a CDS encoding iron ABC transporter substrate-binding protein, translating into MKLGFGLLSSAVLLASGLTLSASANAAENDEGIVIYNAQHENLVKSWVDGFTKETGIKVTLRNGSDTELGNQLVQEGKSSPADVFLTENSPSMVLVDNADLFAPLDKATLAQVAPDYRPSHGRWIGIAARSTVFVYNPTKFTDAQLPKSLADLAKPEWKGRWAASPSGADFQAIVSAYLEQKGEKATQEWLKGMKENFTAYKGNSTVMKAVNAGQIDSGVIYHYYRFVDQAKTGENSNNTKLYYFKHKDPGAFVSISGGGVLASSKHAKEAQAFIKWITGKSGQEILRTNDAFEYAVGVNALSNDKLVPLKDLDAPKVDAAKLNSKKVVDLMTQAGLL; encoded by the coding sequence ATGAAGCTTGGTTTTGGATTACTGAGTTCTGCCGTTTTATTAGCTTCCGGCCTGACTCTCAGCGCATCGGCAAATGCAGCAGAAAACGATGAAGGGATTGTGATTTACAATGCCCAACATGAAAATCTCGTGAAATCGTGGGTTGACGGTTTTACCAAAGAAACCGGTATTAAGGTAACGCTGCGTAACGGTAGCGACACCGAATTGGGCAACCAGCTCGTGCAGGAAGGGAAATCTTCCCCTGCCGATGTGTTCCTGACCGAAAACTCACCGTCAATGGTGCTGGTCGATAACGCCGATCTTTTTGCTCCACTGGATAAAGCCACCCTCGCTCAGGTCGCACCTGACTATCGTCCGTCCCACGGACGCTGGATCGGCATTGCCGCACGCTCCACCGTATTTGTCTACAATCCGACCAAATTTACCGACGCGCAGTTACCGAAATCCTTAGCCGATCTGGCGAAGCCAGAATGGAAAGGCCGCTGGGCAGCATCGCCATCGGGTGCAGATTTTCAGGCCATCGTCAGCGCCTATCTAGAACAGAAAGGCGAGAAAGCCACGCAAGAGTGGCTGAAAGGCATGAAAGAGAACTTCACCGCCTATAAAGGCAACAGTACGGTGATGAAAGCGGTGAACGCAGGTCAGATTGATAGCGGCGTGATCTATCACTATTACCGTTTTGTCGATCAGGCTAAAACCGGCGAAAACAGTAACAATACTAAGTTGTACTACTTCAAGCATAAAGATCCGGGCGCGTTCGTCAGTATTTCCGGTGGCGGAGTACTGGCATCCAGCAAACACGCGAAAGAGGCTCAGGCCTTTATCAAATGGATCACGGGCAAATCCGGTCAGGAAATCTTGCGCACCAACGACGCCTTTGAATATGCGGTTGGCGTCAATGCGCTCTCAAACGACAAACTGGTTCCGCTGAAAGATCTGGACGCACCGAAAGTTGATGCCGCCAAGCTCAACAGCAAGAAAGTCGTGGATCTGATGACACAGGCCGGCCTGTTGTAG